Sequence from the Cucumis sativus cultivar 9930 chromosome 1, Cucumber_9930_V3, whole genome shotgun sequence genome:
tgtagcttctgatttgtaggtccattaggtcccgttcttagctcgtaaagggtaatgagatttatttatatgggttgtaatttgaaatgttcaaaattactttgaaaattagtttaatgtatagatattatgatatgaagtttatcaaactttattatataaatttaattttggatatgattcaaaattaatttatgaaagataaaatatttgaatgagttcaaatattaatttaacatgaattatattcatattaaaatatattggttatgagagaaacttatatttatgattcaaatttaatttaagttaaatataagatatttaatttaactacgagatatttaatttaactactAATTACttagagaattaattaatggtttaattttattttattaatataaatctataaaatatgggagagatattcattaaaaaagatttgaaatttttattaatttaatattttttaaattaatagaatttcaTGATTATCTCCTACTCCTTTTCCTACTCCACGAAcgaaagagagttataaagatataaaagaaaacaattttctttaatcaacgcattaataataataaaaaaaatcattgatttTGCTTactgcaaaaagaaaatagtttctctctaaACATTTTTACCATTCCAATTTCCAATTTGAAGAATTACTTTGTAGATTTAGAGACATAAAAAGTAAGTTTTCTGCcaatgtactggtattttgggattttcaaattaatttgagaaatggttCCGTAAAATCTTCTACTGTCACAAGGATTTTATACCTTCACATAGTCAACTACTTGGTTTGTAATTCATTGCTCCAAGACTTAAGCTTTTAGCAAAGAAAGAAGTTTCAtgaatgttatttttatagGCGAGATGAGCCATATATGTACAAGTTGGGGCCAAACAACATATTAAGAAGATGCGTTCTTGAATATGAAGCAACATAAATACTCACTAAGTGTCATAACACATTGGTAGACAAAAGACAACTGCTAAAGTATTGTAGAGTGGGTACTTCTAACCTACTCTCTTTCAACATGCGAGAAACTTTATTGTCAATTGTGACCGGTGTCATTGAACTGTAAACATTTCATACAACAATGAAATGCCGCAACAACCTATCTTATATTCTTAGAGTTGAAACTCTTTGATGTCTGAAGAATAGATTCTATAGGATCGTCTCTACAATCTGGAAACCATTTTTACATCTTGTTGGTCGTTGACTAGGTGTCCAAATGGGTTGAAGCCATCTCTTGCGTGAAAAATGATGCGATAATTATGAGCAAATTTTTGAAGAGGAACGTATATACACAATTTGAGACTTCACAAGCTCTCATGAGCCATGAAGGTTTCCATTTTATCAATCACATCATCGCTAAACTGCTGTTAAAATACAATGTCAACCACAAGGTCACCATAGTCTAACATTGTCAAACTGATGGTCAGGCAGAAGTCTCCATTacagaaataaagaaaattctGGAGAAAATGGTCAACACTTCTCGACCGATCACATGAATTTGGCGTTATAGGCATATAGGACTGTGTATAAGACACCTATTAGTATGTCTTCCAGTGCGTTGGTCTTCAGAAAAGTCAGTCATTTACCATTAGAGTTGGAGCATAAGGCAATATGGACGTgcaaaatgttgaaatttgacTACAATGCCACAAGAGAGGCAAGGCAGTTATATGAGTTTCACTTGCTCTTATATAACTTCCAAAATTTCTTGGTCGTGGGATGCACTTGGTTCAAGaaggtatatatattgattgtgtttcttctcttttttttctttttaatgtgaATCGTGGAGATAATGAGCAAATCTGAGAGTTTCTTGTTCCAATTGGGATCGATTTGTTGGAAATTGAAGTTCATTTCTTGGTTGGCCGGGGAAACCTTCAAATTGACacgattttctttctatacttTTATGATATTATGTCcttcatcattattatttttatttgtgagATCGAGAGAAGAATTTCTGTAGATCTCGGTGAAATGAAGTTGCTAGGATGGTGGTTGATGGTAGTGGGTTCGCTCAAAATGCTCTGCCAGAACCGTCTCCATGTTCTTTTGGTGATCTCCTTTGAACGTCTGGATTTGAATCGGAGACACATATgaacatttaattaatctcaaattcaattatttaaaattttgtcactaatttagtaaataataTGGCAATTTCTGATTGGACCAAAGTTTCACGTTCAACGTCTACACAGAGAGGTGaagtaaaacaaaacaaaaaacactgAAATGTTTCCAAACAACTAATGGcatgaaaaggaaatgaaataaGCACGTCATTCTCTTGTCTCAAAGAGGGAATGAGAAAGAATTTACAGGCTTCCATGTGAACTCCAAGTGGATTTTACCACATGAAAGATTTTGTGGtattgaaaaattgaactcttacaaaaaggaagaaatgaagaatttGGGGTGGGGTGGGGTATTGATAATACAAACCTGTCAGACGGGGAGAAGCAACTTGGACTTGCACAGAACTGAGATCAACTGGAATTATATAGaaacactttttcttttgccgCCCGAGTCACCCTGATCGACTCCCTGTAATAGAAAGAATAAGTTTGCAGCAGTCAGAGTTAAGTTGGTCTTCTTGATAAACTGTCCAGTACTAACCTATTGCCTAAAGGAAGCACACAAATTCAGAAGCGTCAAATAAcaggaagaaaataaacattaaaagcTTCAATGAACCACATCGACTCAATCCCAgtcaaatttataaagaaaataaaatgaaaaacttatCTAGCACAAGAGAAATCGTTAGGTAATCACAATTTGATACCAAAAGTACTTTTGCTTTTACAATCTACCTGCAGATGCACACACATCATCCGAACATGGCACACTAGTCAAACAAAATTGTCCATACTTCTAAGCTGCATAGCATTAACCAGTCTATGATATAAAAGGTTAAATTCAGGGTGGAAGAGTTAGCGACCGCAACTATACTTTGAGCATGGGGAACCAATAATGGGTTTTTGAATAATGCCTTATGGTGCATTTGGATTGATATTTAAGTGTTTACAAACACTTTTTCTGCACTTATAAAcacttttttcaattctttgaaagtcaatccaaacataCACTTAATCTATTCATGCAGCAGCTGCAAAAATTTAACGCAATAGCTTGTAACTtctcttacaaaaaaaatgtgggAAAAAACAGTCATGGGGAGTTCAATAGAGCCTCTTAGATATAGTTATCTCGACCTATTGAGAGAAGAAATATCATTTAGACTCATTCTCTCGCCAAACTACTCAGCCCTTTCCTACTTAACTCAGTCTCACCAATCATTTACATCACTCGAGTAATAAAGTCTAGCCCCCTCTTGGCATTGATTAAAGAACAAATGCATAGCATCAACTTTAACCCTACTCCTAAAGCGCAAGTTAAGTGAATTACGGTTCTATGCCATCAAAGTTCAAATCCGCTAgttactattattataaaattatataatgaatataaaagtttaaagaaataCTACACTGATAAGAGGAAAAGTTACTCATGCACCCATGCGTGTAAAACTAACCTGAACATTTATCTAGTCAGATGGATATGAAGAGAGACTACATGTAGGTCTGATCACAAAACTGGATCTTGTGCGACCCTGGTTAACCCCTTCAAAACTTCGATATTCATGCAGCTTTCTTGCATTGTAGTTTCTGATACCATTTATGAATAGAGTGCTCGCTGTAAATTTTCTTGTGCAGGATGAAGAAATCTTTCTGTTCCTTTCagttactttctttttcaaataatcaGATGTGAGAGCTTGAACTGATTTAATAAGACACAATGATCAAGGAGTCAGATGGTATTTGGACTAAAAGATTGTCTACATTCcaaattattagttattaaaattatgtaataGAAATAGAAGGTATttggttattttcttttttctccttatGAATAACAAGTcgtttgaaaataatattatgatGGAAGCACTGGATGTTTGGTTAAGATACAACAAGGGATTCAAAAAGCACGAAGTTTGAAGTAAAAAATCTTATCCATGAAAGTCAATCATCAACAGATGCAATGCCTTCAATATAAAGTGAAACAGTTAGTtcttaaacaaattagaaCCCAAAGCATACAGCTAATCTAGTGATTGAATTGATCATCAAATCTTTTAACTCGACTAAGATTCCTACCAGAATGGGAACCAGCTAAATTCAGAGCATGATCTTTGAGTCTATTTATCTTCTCCATAACTTCTGTGCGTTTAAAGGAACCATGTGATGTGTAGTTTGCAGTATCACTCTGCTGAAGGCTTGACAGCGCTTGCTCATATGCCTACCAAAGAAAACTGTAAATAAGTCATACGTATTGAGACTAATTAAATCTTCACCATAATTTCATTGTATTGAAGGAGAAAAGTAACTGAGTACTATAAATTAGAGCTGCAATAAGAGAATAAGACAcgagataaaaaagaataataatctCCAGAACTAAAAGTTGATAGGCCTGGAGTGAATAATAATCTAACACATAGTAAAAAGGCAGgaggtcctatgttcaaagTTCCAAACCATACAACGTCATTTTCActtcaattaatattgatttccCCTTGCCCAGTTGTCTACAAATTTCTACACCCACAAACAAGGGGAAGTATTAaagtattgatataattacattttccATAATCCATAAACTTAAGTTTTTTGGTTCAGTAGTGATCTAACAAGACATGCTCATTTCTAGGGTCTTGCGTTAGACTCTTACTCTACCAAACCTCAGTTTTCTGTTACCAATTCATAGATTCCTCAATGCTCCTACAACAAATTTCCCCGCTGTTTCAATGTTCCCCTTACCTTATTGTCTTCGTAGCCCAATCACTGTCTCTCCTACCATGCATCGATGTAAACTGAGCTAGTTGTGCGGATGGTAGAAAGATTATTGGCAGCAATGGCATTGTTCTTGTTCTAATTATGTCCCAGTAGTGCTCATTCAAACATAAATCTTACCACATTAGTGTATCGAGTCTAGGTAAGCCATTATAATCTTTCTGTTCGCGTTTACTAAATATGCATGTTCTTCAATGTTCTTCATGAGCATATTCTTCAATTCAAACCATGTGAAAACTAACTCACAGACATTCTGACAAAGGCTCTCCTTACCCATCATTTTCTCTACTTAATAACTTGCCATATATgaatcttttctctttcttgaaaCCTACCCACAATTTGCATAGCACCATCACTGACAAAGCTTTTCCTTATGAACTTAGCCACAACAAGCATATCACCAGCAAAACTTAGCCACTGTTTATGCTGAGttattttttccttgttaATGAATTCTTCAGACGAGGCTTTTCATAGAACTACTATTCATAGCACCAGCATACTGCAAACATCAACTTCTCCACTTCATATGCATTCTTAATTTCCAAAAAGATAAATGCATTTTTATTAAGCATTTGGTTTCACTTCATATCTCACATCCTCATAATTAGTAGATACATAAGTGGTTGGAAGGACATAATATGTAGAACTTTTATTGGACAGAATCCTATACCGAAGtgttaaagaaaaatcttaagcaattacataaataaaagaaatcaccTTACCTTtatggaaattgaaaaaaagccAGCATGCAATGAATGCTCAGCGAAGTTTAACCATTCTGCGTGTGATACTTGAAGCCATGGTTGATTGAAAGACTTCAGTACCCGAAAATTCAAGGCCTCGTATCTCAAAGCTAAGCAACTCTAGAAGCATGAAAGTATAAGTAGAACAATAGAGAAACATTCACATCTGCTAACAAATTCATCGTTTAGCATAGAGTACAGACACCAAAACTAGGAAATTCATAAACGATTACAGAAGAAAAACTGAAGGGTCACAGATACAAAAAACGATCAGAGAGAgttatgtaaataaataatcacctCAATGTCTCCAACAAGGGCAAAAGCTCGAACAAGAAATTCGATGACTAGAAGCTTATGATCATCAGTTTTCTCAGAGGTTTCACGAATGATAGATAGAGATTCAAATCTGAGAACTTCTTTAAAGCTGGAATTAACATCCATCAACGACGTCGCGTCTTTGGAAGCGGGAAATGATTCCAGAATTCGCAAAGTAGAATCATCAAATCTGTGGAAGTCTTGAGCGGTAAAGAATCAGAGAGAATGTAAGAAGTGATAATAAATGGAGATTAAGGATGGAAAATTGGATCAAATGAGTTTGATAAGAGTTGAGAGTGAATAGCCAAACCAAACCTTCGGCTTCTGAGGCgcgaaagaaagagagagtatGAACAGAACATCAATTAATAATTGGTGGGAAAGCTTTGTTCTTCTAAATCCGAAATTGGTAttgagtttatatatatatgaaatgatAATGATGCCTAATTTTCCAAGTAATTCTCAACTTTCTGGAAAGATGATGCATATGTGAAATCactttaatttaacaaaaacccataaatatttaccaaaaaaatacacataaactaaaatatttt
This genomic interval carries:
- the LOC101211584 gene encoding protein DOUBLE-STRAND BREAK FORMATION isoform X2: MDVNSSFKEVLRFESLSIIRETSEKTDDHKLLVIEFLVRAFALVGDIESCLALRYEALNFRVLKSFNQPWLQVSHAEWLNFAEHSLHAGFFSISIKAYEQALSSLQQSDTANYTSHGSFKRTEVMEKINRLKDHALNLAGSHSVQALTSDYLKKKVTERNRKISSSCTRKFTASTLFINGIRNYNARKLHEYRSFEGVNQGRTRSSFVIRPTCSLSSYPSD
- the LOC101211584 gene encoding protein DOUBLE-STRAND BREAK FORMATION isoform X1; amino-acid sequence: MFCSYSLFLSRLRSRRFDDSTLRILESFPASKDATSLMDVNSSFKEVLRFESLSIIRETSEKTDDHKLLVIEFLVRAFALVGDIESCLALRYEALNFRVLKSFNQPWLQVSHAEWLNFAEHSLHAGFFSISIKAYEQALSSLQQSDTANYTSHGSFKRTEVMEKINRLKDHALNLAGSHSVQALTSDYLKKKVTERNRKISSSCTRKFTASTLFINGIRNYNARKLHEYRSFEGVNQGRTRSSFVIRPTCSLSSYPSD